GAATCCATCAATGTTAAATCTATTGAGGAAGAGTTTTGTCACTCGACAAAAGATAGTATTCTTTAAAGTTGCGAACAGAAGTTATCATGTACACACCAGAAAAACATGACtacttttttacttatatttgagTCTAGACTTCAAAGTAGGGAGTGTGGAAGTAAAATGAGATTGTAGGAAGCATCTCTCTAATAATATGGTTCTATACATAAATCCAGATTTAGGCCCAAATATTTAGTCCAAATCACCTTAGTTAATAGTCCacgaattctgctctttacctAAACGTTTCTGCTCATTCCTAaagtaaatgaccaaaatgcctctacatgagttaactcacgttgcatGGATTAACTCACGCTAATGTTAAATTTGCATGAGTTAATTCACGccgcgtgacttaagtcacgcagaaaaaacacacactaaaacccaacgtgagttaactcacgtttgATTTTGTTTCATCCAATTTAACACACATTGAACACCCATGATTTTTGAATGGTTGCTTTCATATATGTATTTTGCTACTCTTCCTCTTTGATCCCCTCAATTTATAGACTCCTAGTTCTATACCTGTAATTATACACCAGTGTGACATTTTGATAAAACttagttttgaatttttgtttgtttgttgccgACATGGAAGAGGAAGGAAAAATGTTTAACTTATGATAACATGCATAGTGTGATAGAACATTGTTTGATGAAACAAAacgagcgtgagttaactcatgctgaGTGAATTAACTCATGTTGAGTTTTAGTGTGGTTTTTTTTGCGTGTCTTAATACAGCGTGTGTTAACTCACGTTACCATTTACACCGGTGTGAGTTAATATGCGTAGggatattttaatcatttattttgaGAATGAGCGAATCCATTTGAGTAAAGAGTAGAATTCATAGTCCactatactccctccgttttttaatataagcaaattttgatttttaggttcattcaatcaaTTATGTACGTGGTCTaatcaaaatttgcttatattaaaaaacggatggagtacgCAAATCAACGTAGCTAAAAATTTCCATTCCCAACGTTTCTCCAAATATCGTGTATTTTCGCGCGCATTCGAACACACCCACCAAGTGTTTGATTATTTGCCTCACTCAACAAAGAACAAAACACTTCCTCATTCATGATCCTTTACCACCATCATTCTAAACTCTGATAAATCCCAATGAATTTGATTCCCATTTTTCGTGAATTCAACAAACCAGCATTTCAATTTCGCATTCAAATTCGTTTCTATACACGTCGTCGTGACCCTTTTCCCACAAAAATCACTCACTACCTTAACCGTGCTAAGCTCATCGATTCAATTCGGCTTTCACTACGTTCCAATAACCCTAATTCCACACTCTCCACTCTCATAAACCACCGTTTATTCGACTCATTCGTCCTCACTCACGCTCTTCGTTCTGCCCCTTGTGCAGACTCTGCACTTTCCCTTATTCATACCATTGAGAACACAAAAAGTTCCAATTTTTCACATACCCAAAATACCCTTCATGCTCTTGCTACTGTTCTCGCAAAATCTGGTAAATTGGTTGAGCTCAAATCGCTTATTGATGATATCGAAAGTAAACGGTTTGGTAATGTTAAGATtagttttatgaatttaatgCAGTGGTATGCTGCAGCTAAGGATATTGATTCTGTTGTTAGGGTTTGGGATCAGTATAGAGTTGAAAGTAGAATAGTGTGTACTGAATCTTATAACATTGTTATGACTCTTTATGTAGAAATGGGTAAGGATTCTGAGGCTGTTGGAATTTTTTGTAAGATGGTTGATGACGGGTCGGTTCCGAATTGTAGAAGTTATAGTATAATAATTGAGCACCTTGTGAAATGTAGGAAGTTTTTGGAAGCTATTGAGGTTTTTAATTTGTTGCCTTTGATGAGGATTAAACGTACTTTGAAACAGTATTCGGTTCTAATTGAAGGTTTGGTTGGTAGTAAAATGTTTGATGAAGTTGGAGTTTTAGTTAATGAGATGCAAGTTGATGGAATATTACCTAGTCGAACAGTGAGTTTGTTATTGCAGCAGGTGAAGGATGAAGGATTTCTTAAGGATGTGGATGAATTGTTTGAAGGGATTTGCCCGGATGAAAGAATCAAGAGTGTAAGTTTTTCTATTGATAGCAGTGATGAGGATGAGAATGAGTACAAGGGTGAAAATGAGAATGAAGTTTCACAATGTGATCATGTAGATGGGATCCGCTTAAAACCTTGGCTGGATCCGCGGTCTTTGGCTAGTGCCTTACAGAATTGGAGTCCTGATGAGGTATCAGCACTAGAGGGTGCAAATTTTGTGTGGACAACTAGGTTGGTATGCAAGATACTTAGAAGTTTCAGGTCACCGGATACTGCGTGGAATTTCTTCTGCTGGGTTGCTGATCGACCTGGATTTACTCATAATATATACACAGTACAAAGAATCATGACCCTTCTAGCGCGACATGGACGTACTGAATTGGTTGATAGACTCATCTTGAAGATCAGAATAGAGGGAATGAGACTACCATTCAGTACCATAAGGTTAATCATTGACTTTTACGGGATTTCAAAAAATGCTGATGCTGCTCTGAAGGTTTTCAACGATGATCAAATACTTTGTGGGTCTATATCGAAAGTTAACTTGATGCTTCTGTATTCCTCTCTTTTAAGAACATTAACCAAGTGTGGAAGGAATTCCAATACCCTGGACATGCTTGATGAGATGATTTTAAATGGCATTTGCCCAGATATCCAAACATTTTCAGGTCTAATGCAGTATTTTTCACAACTTGGAGACATTAAAACCGTGCAGAAACTCTTTTCAATGGTCAGACAGAGCGGTTTCGAGCCAGACGCGTATCTGTATAAGGTCCTGATAGAAGGTTATTGTAAGTCAACAAGAGCTGCACTGGCTTGGAGACTATTTGAAGATATGAAGAATTCCGGTTCCATGCCTGATTCTGCCACCAAAGAGTTGCTAGTGAAAAGCCTCTGGAAAGAAGGGAGACGGAGAGAGGCCGCAGCTGTTGAAGAGAGCTGCGAGGAAGTAAATGTGGTCCTTCCACTTGGATTACCTGGTCATGTATGGACTGTCAGCTCTGCAGATCTCACAAGAGTTTATAACATTTATTCAAATAGTTTTGTTTCAAAAGGTGCCTAGAGTCAACCATTGGGCTATATGATAGAGGTGTACTTCTCCATGCATGAAATCTAAGCACAAAATATAACAAGCGAAAAACAATAACCAAGTTCCTTAAACTGTGATTTATTTTGGGAGGGGTTGCAAAAAAGTTTAAAGTTGCAGTAATTTTTCGAGTTTTGAGAATGTATTATTGGCAGGACATGAGTTGATGCTCAGGAATTAGCTCGTGGTCTGATGGATAT
Above is a genomic segment from Medicago truncatula cultivar Jemalong A17 chromosome 5, MtrunA17r5.0-ANR, whole genome shotgun sequence containing:
- the LOC11409942 gene encoding pentatricopeptide repeat-containing protein At5g66631, giving the protein MNLIPIFREFNKPAFQFRIQIRFYTRRRDPFPTKITHYLNRAKLIDSIRLSLRSNNPNSTLSTLINHRLFDSFVLTHALRSAPCADSALSLIHTIENTKSSNFSHTQNTLHALATVLAKSGKLVELKSLIDDIESKRFGNVKISFMNLMQWYAAAKDIDSVVRVWDQYRVESRIVCTESYNIVMTLYVEMGKDSEAVGIFCKMVDDGSVPNCRSYSIIIEHLVKCRKFLEAIEVFNLLPLMRIKRTLKQYSVLIEGLVGSKMFDEVGVLVNEMQVDGILPSRTVSLLLQQVKDEGFLKDVDELFEGICPDERIKSVSFSIDSSDEDENEYKGENENEVSQCDHVDGIRLKPWLDPRSLASALQNWSPDEVSALEGANFVWTTRLVCKILRSFRSPDTAWNFFCWVADRPGFTHNIYTVQRIMTLLARHGRTELVDRLILKIRIEGMRLPFSTIRLIIDFYGISKNADAALKVFNDDQILCGSISKVNLMLLYSSLLRTLTKCGRNSNTLDMLDEMILNGICPDIQTFSGLMQYFSQLGDIKTVQKLFSMVRQSGFEPDAYLYKVLIEGYCKSTRAALAWRLFEDMKNSGSMPDSATKELLVKSLWKEGRRREAAAVEESCEEVNVVLPLGLPGHVWTVSSADLTRVYNIYSNSFVSKGA